The Euphorbia lathyris chromosome 3, ddEupLath1.1, whole genome shotgun sequence genome contains a region encoding:
- the LOC136224085 gene encoding transcription factor RAX2-like: MGRAPCCDKANVKKGPWSPEEDSKLKDYIEKHGTGGNWIALPQKAGLRRCGKSCRLRWLNYLRPNIKHGEFSDEEDRIICTLFASIGSRWSIIAAQLPGRTDNDIKNYWNTKLKKKLMALAPQSQRKSIPFPSPHPPLPSHMSLLSLYKDHSSSSSYPYYNASMKPNFTGFDPIISSIPSNVLVNNNVISSSSSPSSVFQTQPGLVNPIQYYHHQSKDNNLLVFGSEASCSSNSDGSCSQMREIKQEDHMGFHTNYGVHLEDNNTQQKFMLSYGDQENLNQWVGGGGGGGIEKNASSYLGETQTQTQTESQLDYDLEDVKQLISSTNNSLMIDENNKTQEKQLMNYYYY; this comes from the exons atgGGTAGAGCTCCTTGTTGTGATAAGGCAAATGTGAAGAAAGGCCCATGGTCTCCTGAAGAAGACTCAAAGCTTAAAGATTACATTGAAAAACATGGAACTGGTGGAAATTGGATTGCTTTGCCTCAGAAAGCAG GGTTAAGAAGATGTGGAAAGAGTTGCAGATTGAGATGGCTGAATTATCTGAGGCCAAATATAAAACATGGTGAAttttctgatgaggaagataggatCATCTGCACCCTATTTGCTAGCATTGGAAGCAG ATGGTCAATTATAGCAGCTCAGTTACCAGGAAGGACTGACAATGATATAAAGAATTATTGGAACACAAAACTGAAGAAAAAGCTAATGGCTTTAGCACCTCAATCTCAAAGAAAATCAATTCCATTTCCATCTCCACATCCTCCATTACCATCTCATATGTCTCTACTATCACTCTACAAAGAtcactcttcttcttcttcttacccTTATTACAATGCTTCTATGAAACCTAATTTCACTGGATTTGACCCCATTATTTCATCAATCCCATCAAATGTTTTGGTCAATAATAATGtcatatcatcatcatcatcaccatCTTCAGTTTTTCAAACTCAACCAGGTTTGGTGAATCCCATCCAATACTATCATCATCAGTCCAAAGATAATAATCTACTTGTTTTTGGGAGTGAAGCAAGTTGCAGTTCTAATTCAGATGGAAGTTGCAGTCAGATGAGAGAGATCAAGCAAGAAGATCATATGGGATTTCATACTAATTATGGTGTGCATCTTGAAGATAATAACACTCAACAAAAGTTCATGCTAAGCTATGGAGATCAAGAGAATTTGAATCAATGggtaggaggaggaggaggaggaggaattgaGAAGAATGCATCATCATATTTGGGGGAAACACAAACACAAACACAAACAGAAAGTCAATTGGATTATGATCTTGAAGATGTTAAGCAATTGATTAGTAGTACTAATAACAGTTTGATGATTGATGAAAATAACAAGACACAAGAAAAGCAGCTGATGAACTATTATTACTACTAA